The Candidatus Cloacimonadota bacterium nucleotide sequence CCTTCTAAAACCGTTCGTTCATTGTTCTCAAAAGCTGGTATTCTCGAAAAATGGCATAATCAAAGATTTCCTAAAAAAGAAGAAAAACCTGAAAAAAAGGAAAAATCAAAAAAAACAAAAGAAGAAAAAAAAGTAAAAGAAGTTAAAGAAGAAGTAGCAAAGGAATCCAAAGAAAAGAAATCAGATATATCAAAAAAAGAGACTAAACCGAAAGTAACAAAAAAAACTGTCAAAAAGAAACCGGAGAAAGCTGAGAAAACTGAAGAAACTGTAAAAGCAGATTAACAAGGAGTTGAAAATGAAGGAATTAATTGAATACATTGTTAAAGCTTTAGTTGATGATCCAGGTACAGTTGATATTAAAGAAGTTGCCGGAGATAAAATTACGATCTTTGAATTACGAACTGCCAAAAGCGATATTGGAAAAGTTATCGGAAAACATGGTCGTACTGCAGGAGCGATAAGAACTATTCTTAATGCCGTATCAGCGAGAAAGGGTAAAAGAGCGGTTCTGGAAATCGTCGAATAATTTCACAAGTATTTTTATAAGGAACATTCTTATAAGAAGAACTTTGATATAATTTTTCCTTTTTTTTGATGCAAATTTCTGATCTGGTTGCCATTGGCAAACTGGGAAATTCTATTGATGAAAAGGGATTCATCTCCTTTAGAAAAAATAGCAATTTCCAACAATCATATCTTACCCAAAAAGATGTATTTTTGCTCTTTAAAGATCATAGAGTGCGTTATGTGAGCATAGATAAAGTTTTATGCGAAAAACGATTAAAACTCCGA carries:
- the rpsP gene encoding 30S ribosomal protein S16, which produces DKPFYRIVAVDSHKKRDGKYLEQLGYYDPKTDPFTLKVDIDKSIKWLKVGAQPSKTVRSLFSKAGILEKWHNQRFPKKEEKPEKKEKSKKTKEEKKVKEVKEEVAKESKEKKSDISKKETKPKVTKKTVKKKPEKAEKTEETVKAD
- a CDS encoding KH domain-containing protein, translating into MKELIEYIVKALVDDPGTVDIKEVAGDKITIFELRTAKSDIGKVIGKHGRTAGAIRTILNAVSARKGKRAVLEIVE